From Camelina sativa cultivar DH55 chromosome 7, Cs, whole genome shotgun sequence, one genomic window encodes:
- the LOC104699813 gene encoding actin-related protein 7-like, producing the protein MEALVVDAGSKLLKAGAAIPDQAPAMIIPSQMKRMVEEDGSSSADNTTTVFEDVTLDPIERGLVRDWDAMEDLLRYVVYTGLGWEEGNEGNILFTDPLCTPKAIREQLVQLMFETFNVSGFYASEQAVLSLYAVGRISGCTVDIGHGKIDIAPVLEGAVQHIASKRFELGGTELTKLFAQELGKSNPTMNLNMSDIEKLKEQYANCVEDEIAYAKTQSCEIEQHTLPDGQVISIGRERYSVGEALFQPSILGLEEHGIVEQLVRIISTVSSENHRQLLENTVLCGGTTSMIGFESRFQKEANLCSSAIRPTLVKPPEYMPENLGMYSAWVGGAILAKVVFPQNQHVTKADYDETGPSVVHRKCF; encoded by the exons ATGGAAGCACTAGTTGTTGATGCTGGCTCTAAGCTTCTGAAAGCAGGAGCAGCGATTCCTGACCAAGCTCCTGCAATGATAATTCCATCTCAAATGAAACGAATGGTTGAGGAGGATGGGTCTTCTTCAGCTGATAACACCACCACTGTCTTTGAAGATGTCACTCTTGATCCTATTGAAAGGGGTTTAGTTAGAGATTGGGATGCTATGGAGGATCTCTTGCGTTATGTTGTCTACACTGGTCTTGGTTGGGAAGAGGGAAACGAAGGCAATATACTCTTCACAGATCCACTATGTACTCCTAAG GCTATTAGGGAACAATTGGTACAGTTGATGTTTGAAACATTCAATGTCTCTGGTTTTTATGCATCAGAGCAAGCAGTGCTGTCCCTTTATGCTGTTGGACGCATCTCCGGTTGCACTGTTGATATTGGTCATGGGAAGATAG ATATTGCCCCAGTTCTTGAAGGTGCTGTACAACACATTGCCTCGAAACGGTTTGAGCTAGGTGGAACCGAACTAACGAAATTATTTGCCCAAGAGCTTGGAAAATCCAACCCGACAATGAATCTCAACATGTCTGACATTGAAAAACTGAAGGAGCAGTATGCAAACTGTGTCGAGGACGAAATTGCTTATGCGAAAACTCAAAGCTGTGAAATCGAGCAGCATACTCTTCCTGATGGACAG GTGATAAGCATTGGGCGTGAGAGATACTCTGTTGGTGAAGCTCTGTTTCAGCCGTCGATATTGGGACTGGAGGAGCACGGAATCGTTGAGCAGCTTGTCCGCATTATCTCCACAGTTTCATCTGAGAACCATAGGCAGCTCTTGGAGAATACTGTACTCTGTGGTGGTACAACCTCCATGATAG GATTCGAAAGTAGATTTCAGAAAGAAGCAAACTTGTGTTCATCTGCTATTAGACCAACACTGGTGAAACCGCCGGAATATATGCCGGAGAATTTGGGGATGTATTCGGCCTGGGTTGGAGGAGCCATACTAGCTAAAGTGGTGTTTCCGCAGAATCAGCATGTTACTAAAGCCGATTATGACGAGACTGGACCATCGGTGGTTCACCGGAAATGTTTCTAG
- the LOC104699814 gene encoding proteasome subunit beta type-1, producing MTKQHANWSPYDNNGGTCVAIAGSDYCVIAADTRMSTGYSILSRDYSKIHKLADKAVLSSSGFQADVKALQKVLKSRHLIYQHQHNKQMSCPAMAQLLSNTLYFKRFFPYYAFNVLGGLDEEGKGCVFTYDAVGSYERVGYGAQGSGSTLIMPFLDNQLKSPSPLLLPKQDSNTPLSEAEAVDLVKTVFASATERDIYTGDKLEIMILKADGIKTELMDLRKD from the exons ATGACTAAGCAGCACGCGAACTGGTCTCCTTACGATAACAATGGAGG AACATGTGTGGCCATCGCTGGATCGGATTATTGTGTTATCGCCGCCGATACTCGTATGTCTACTGGTTACAGTATTCTTAGTCGCGATTACTCAAAAATCCATAAACT AGCAGACAAAGCTGTGTTGTCTTCCTCTGGCTTTCAGGCTGATGTGAAAGCATTGCAGAAGGTTCTCAAATCCAGACACTTG ATCTATCAACATCAGCACAACAAGCAGATGAGCTGTCCTGCAATGGCCCAGCTTCTCTCCAACACGCTTTATTTCAAGCGTTTTTTCCCCTACTATGCCTTTAATGTTCTAGGAGGGCTTGACGAGGAAG GTAAAGGTTGTGTCTTTACTTACGACGCTGTTGGATCATATGAGCGTGTTGGATACGGTGCCCAAGGTTCTGGTTCCACACTCATCATGCCTTTCCTTGACAACCAGCTCAAGTCTCCGAGTCCTCTTCTGCTACCTAAACAG GATTCGAACACACCCCTTTCAGAAGCCGAAGCAGTTGATTTGGTGAAAACTGTTTTCGCATCTGCCACTGAAAGAGATATCTACACT GGAGACAAGCTTGAGATTATGATACTTAAGGCCGACGGTATCAAGACTGAACTCATGGACCTGAGGAAAGACTAA
- the LOC104699815 gene encoding F-box protein At3g60790, whose translation MWGEEMRELEIIFKDGNARGEDQADQSSFINGENPFPDAFFGVATVWMYNFDRSNEVQFALASRFVKHGTVIDKLMIETSSYPPMKRLLTEGKVAQLRQLCDYGLSIESF comes from the exons ATGTGGGGTGAAGAAATGAGGGAGCTGGAGATCATATTCAAG GACGGCAATGCTCGTGGAGAAGATCAGGCTGATCAATCTTCTTTTATCAATGGTGAAAACCCATTTCCAGATGCTTTCTTCGGGGTTGCTACTGTTTGGATGTACAACTTTGATCGTTCGAATGAAGTGCAATTTGCATTAGCGTCACGTTTTGTGAAACACGGAACAGTGATTGACAAGCTCATGATAGAGACATCATCGTACCCTCCAATGAAGAGGCTATTAACTGAAGGAAAAGTAGCCCAGCTAAGGCAACTTTGTGACTATGGTTTAAGTATTGAATCTTTCTGA
- the LOC104699816 gene encoding probable protein S-acyltransferase 14, giving the protein MDHHCVWVVNCVGVLNYKYFLLFLFYTFLETTLVTLVLMPHFIAFFSDEEIPGTPGTLATTFLAFVLNLAFALSVMGFLIMHISLVAGNTTTIEAYEKKTTTKWRYDLGKKKNFEQVFGMDKRYWLIPGYTEEDLRRMPELQGLEYPSKPDFDSQ; this is encoded by the exons ATGGATCACCATTGTGTTTGGGTTGTTAACTGTGTAGGAGTACTAAATTATaagtattttcttcttttcttg TTCTACACATTCTTAGAGACGACTCTTGTGACTTTGGTTCTTATGCCGCACTTCATTGCGTTCTTTAGTGATGAAGAAATACCTGGAACCCCGGGAACTCTTGCTACTACTTTTCTTGCATTTG TTTTAAACTTGGCCTTTGCTTTGAGCGTGATGGGTTTCTTAATCATGCACATTTCATTGGTAGCTGGCAATACTACAACGATAGAG GCATATGAGAAGAAAACCACTACAAAATGGCGTTATGATCtcggtaaaaagaaaaactttgaaCAG GTATTTGGAATGGATAAGAGATACTGGTTAATCCCAGGATACACAGAAGAAGATCTAAGGCGAATGCCCGAGCTGCAGGGACTTGAGTACCCTTCGAAACCAGACTTTGATTCCCAGTAA
- the LOC104699818 gene encoding probable protein S-acyltransferase 14 translates to MHRSGTTMAWNVFKFCTALRGLGSIMILLVFGVVGVTYYAVVLTNYGPAALSQGGLDSLAALTILILFHFLLAMLLWSYFSVVFTDPGVVPPNWRPSTDEERGESDPLNSLEFVGLQPPDSSNPRVRFCRKCNQLKPSRCHHCSVCGRCVLKMDHHCVWVVNCVGALNYKYFLLFLFYTFLETTLVTLVLMPHFIAFFSDEEIPGTPGTLATTFLAFVLNLAFALSVMGFLIMHISLVAGNTTTIEAYEKKTTTKWRYDLGKKKNFEQVFGMDKRYWLIPGYTEEDLRRMPELQGLEYPSKPDFDSQ, encoded by the exons ATGCATAGATCTGGTACAACAATGGCTTGGAACGTATTCAAATTCTGTACGGCTTTACGAGGTCTTGGATCGATCATGatccttttggtttttggtgttGTCGGTGTCACTTATTACGCTGTCGTTTTGACTAACTATGGACCTGCGGCACTTTCTCAAGGTGGCCTTGATTCTCTTGCTGCTCTTACTATCCTAATCCTTTTCCATTTCCTT CTGGCAATGCTTTTGTGGAGCTACTTCTCTGTTGTATTTACTGATCCTGGTGTTGTGCCTCCTAACTGGAGACCATCTACTGATGAGGAAAGAGGTGAATCTGATCCGTTAAACAGTTTGGAGTTCGTTGGTTTACAGCCTCCTGATTCTTCAAACCCAAGAGTTCGCTTTTGTAGGAAGTGCAATCAACTAAAACCTTCCCGTTGTCATCATTGTTCTGTTT GTGGTCGGTGTGTGTTGAAGATGGATCACCATTGCGTTTGGGTTGTTAACTGTGTAGGAGCACTAAATTATaagtattttcttcttttcttg TTCTACACATTCTTAGAGACGACTCTTGTGACTTTGGTTCTTATGCCGCACTTCATTGCGTTCTTTAGTGATGAAGAAATACCTGGAACCCCGGGAACTCTTGCTACTACTTTTCTTGCATTTG TTTTAAACTTGGCCTTTGCTTTGAGCGTGATGGGTTTCTTAATCATGCACATTTCATTGGTAGCTGGCAATACTACAACGATAGAG GCATATGAGAAGAAAACCACTACAAAATGGCGTTATGATCtcggtaaaaagaaaaactttgaaCAG GTATTTGGAATGGATAAGAGATACTGGTTAATCCCAGGATACACAGAAGAAGATCTAAGGCGAATGCCCGAGCTGCAGGGACTTGAGTACCCTTCGAAACCAGACTTTGATTCCCAGTAA
- the LOC104699819 gene encoding F-box protein At3g60790-like gives MDATQLLSFLELASSQPPPPPPVPSNARRTPSSASSEAGRKRIRNADDMDLISKLPDELLENILSKAPFKSAVRTSSVSKRWVNLWKRTPHLSVDMSFIMQRGGHVHQDSKSFFEGVTKTLNNHGGPLESCRIGSCVYQCEDGTLERWIQTVTRVKHTKELTLENYIVVMGPIGGYNTLRVSPSIFSHQSLTSLSLTRYYLTEAEAFKSCCNLKTLKLYDIIADVSILNSIFEACSSLEVLVLIITSLSRSGVLTIENNNLEFLQVGCPTVMDKMEVIAARLEIFDIKYINCNGFFISAPKVIFNRSSWVGGKYPQLNYNISSLAQEKKRIWFELMVNEYYKMKRKGCLSVRVDVTNPKELQILKEVLLMWGEEMRELEIIFKDGNARGEDQADQSSFINGENPFPDAFFGVATVWMYNFDRSNEVQFALASRFVKHGTVIDKLMIETSSYPPMKRLLTEGKVAQLRQLCDYGLSIESF, from the exons ATGGACGCTACACAGTTATTATCATTCTTAGAGTTGGCATCCTCacagccaccaccaccaccaccagtacCATCAAATGCAAGAAGGACAccatcatcagcatcatctgAAGCAGGACGAAAAAGGATCCGAAATGCTGATGACATGGACCTGATAAGCAAACTTCCGGATGAACTATTGGAAAATATCCTTTCGAAAGCACCCTTTAAATCTGCTGTCAGAACAAGTTCTGTATCTAAGCGATGGGTGAACTTGTGGAAACGGACGCCTCATTTATCTGTGGACATGAGTTTTATCATGCAAAGAGGAGGTCATGTTCACCAAGATTCTAAGAGTTTTTTCGAAGGGGTGACAAAG ACTTTAAACAATCATGGTGGCCCCCTAGAGAGCTGCAGAATCGGCAGTTGTGTATATCAATGTGAAGATGGTACGCTCGAAAGGTGGATCCAAACAGTGACTCGTGTGAAACATACCAAAGAGCTTACACTTGAGAACTATATTGTTGTCATGGGACCTATCGGTGGATATAATACGCTCAGGGTGTCCCCAAGTATATTCTCTCATCAGAGTCTCACTTCACTCTCACTCACTCGATATTATCTAACAGAGGCAGAGGCCTTTAAAAGTTGTTGCAATCTTAAAACCCTAAAGCTTTATGACATCATTGCCGATGTTAGTATCCTTAACAGTATTTTCGAAGCTTGCTCCTCTCTCGAGGTGCTTGTGTTGATCATCACATCCCTGAGCAGATCTGGTGTGTTGACGATCGAGAACAATAACTTAGAGTTCCTCCAAGTAGGTTGCCCTACTGTGATGGATAAAATGGAAGTCATTGCAGCTCGTTTGGAGATCTTCGACATCAAATATATCAACTGTAATGGATTCTTCATTAGTGCTCCTAAGGTCATTTTTAATAGGAGTTCTTGGGTTGGTGGTAAATACCCTCAACTCAACTACAATATTTCAAGTCTCGCTCAG gagaaaaaaagaatatggtTTGAGCTTATGGTGAACGAGTACTATAAAATGAAACGGAAGGGATGTTTATCGGTGAGAGTAGACGTGACAAATCCAAAAGAACTCCAGATTTTGAAAGAAGTCTTACTGATGTGGGGTGAAGAAATGAGGGAGCTGGAGATCATATTCAAG GACGGCAATGCTCGTGGAGAAGATCAGGCTGATCAATCTTCTTTTATCAATGGTGAAAACCCATTTCCAGATGCTTTCTTCGGGGTTGCTACTGTTTGGATGTACAACTTTGATCGTTCGAATGAAGTGCAATTTGCATTAGCGTCACGTTTTGTGAAACACGGAACAGTGATTGACAAGCTCATGATAGAGACATCATCGTACCCTCCAATGAAGAGGCTATTAACTGAAGGAAAAGTAGCCCAGCTAAGGCAACTTTGTGACTATGGTTTAAGTATTGAATCTTTCTGA
- the LOC104699821 gene encoding 40S ribosomal protein S13-1 has protein sequence MGRMHSRGKGISASALPYKRSSPSWLKTNPTDVDESICKFAKKGLTPSQIGVILRDSHGIPQVKSVTGSKILRILKAHGLAPEIPEDLYHLIKKAVAIRKHLERNRKDKDSKFRLILVESRIHRLARYYKKTKKLPPVWKYESTTASTLVA, from the exons ATGGGTCGAATGCACAGTAGAGG TAAGGGTATCTCGGCGTCTGCTCTGCCGTACAAGCGTTCATCCCCGAGCTGGCTCAAGACTAACCCTACGGAT GTTGATGAGTCCATTTGCAAGTTTGCAAAGAAGGGTTTGACTCCTTCACAGATTGGTGTCATTCTTCGTGACTCTCACGGTATTCCACAAGTGAAAAGTGTTACCGGAAGCAAGATTTTGAGAATCTTGAAAGCTCATG GTCTTGCACCtgagattcctgaggatctgtACCACCTGATCAAGAAGGCTGTTGCTATCCGCAAGCACCTTGAGAGGAACAGGAAAGACAAGGACTCCAAATTTAGGTTGATTCTTGTAGAGAGCAGAATCCACCGTCTTGCTCGTTACTACAAGAAGACCAAGAAGCTCCCACCTGTCTGGAAGTA CGAGTCTACAACTGCTAGTACTCTTGTGGCTTAA
- the LOC104699822 gene encoding transketolase-1, chloroplastic, whose amino-acid sequence MASTSSLALSQALLARAISHHGSDQRGSLPAFTGLKSTGSRASSVSSRRRIAQSRNKNRSLRPLVRAAAVETVEPTTDSSIVDKSVNSIRFLAIDAVEKAKSGHPGLPMGCAPMAHILYDEVMRYNPKNPYWFNRDRFVLSAGHGCMLLYALLHLAGYDSVQEEDLKQFRQFGSKTPGHPENFETPGIEVTTGPLGQGIANAVGLALAEKHLAARFNKPDAEVVDHYTYAILGDGCQMEGISNEACSLAGHWGLGKLIAFYDDNHISIDGDTEIAFTENVDKRFEALGWHVIWVKNGNTGYDEIRAAIKEAKAVTDKPTLIKVTTTIGYGSPNKANSYSVHGAALGEKEVEATRNNLGWPYEPFQVPDDVKSHWSRHTPEGASLESDWTAKFAAYEKKYPEEAAELKSIITGELPAGWEKALPTYTPESPGDATRNLSQQCLNAIAKVVPGFLGGSADLASSNMTLLKASGDFQKATPEERNLRFGVREHGMGAICNGIALHSPGLIPYCATFFVFTDYMRGAMRISALSEAGVIYVMTHDSIGLGEDGPTHQPIEHIASFRAMPNTLMFRPADGNETAGAYKIAVTKRKTPSILALSRQKLPQLPGTSIEGVEKGGYTISDDSAGNKPDVILIGTGSELEIAAQAAEVLRKEGKTVRVVSFVCWELFDEQSDEYKESVLPSAVTARVSIEAASTFGWGKIVGGKGKSIGINSFGASAPAPLLYKEFGITVEAVVDAAKSLF is encoded by the exons atggcttctacttcttctctcgctctctctcaaGCTCTCCTAGCTCGTGCCATCTCTCACCATGGCTCAGACCAGCGTGGATCTTTACCAGCTTTCACTGGACTCAAATCCACTGGCTCACGCGCCTCCTCTGTTTCGTCTCGTCGACGTATCGCTCAATCCAGGAACAAAAACCGATCTCTCCGTCCTCTTGTTCGCGCTGCAGCTGTTGAGACTGTTGAGCCCACCACTGATTCGTCTATTGTTGACAAATCGGTCAACTCCATTAGGTTTTTGGCTATCGATGCGGTTGAGAAGGCGAAATCAGGTCATCCTGGTCTTCCTATGGGTTGTGCTCCGATGGCTCACATTTTGTATGATGAGGTCATGAGGTATAATCCCAAGAACCCTTATTGGTTCAACCGTGACCGATTCGTTTTATCTGCTGGTCATGGATGTATGTTGCTTTACGCGTTGCTTCATCTTGCTGGCTACGACAGTGTCCAG GAGGAAGATTTGAAGCAATTCCGTCAATTTGGAAGCAAGACACCAGGACATCCCGAGAATTTCGAGACTCCTGGGATTGAAGTCACTACTG GTCCTCTTGGACAAGGAATCGCCAATGCTGTTGGTTTAGCTCTTGCTGAGAAGCACTTGGCTGCTAGATTCAACAAGCCTGATGCTGAAGTTGTCGACCATTACAC ATATGCTATCCTTGGAGATGGTTGTCAGATGGAGGGTATTTCAAATGAAGCTTGCTCTCTAGCCGGCCATTGGGGACTTGGAAAGCTCATTGCTTTCTACGATGACAATCACATTTCCATTGATGGAGACACAGAAATTGCCTTCACTGAGAACGTGGACAAGCGTTTCGAAGCCCTTGGATGGCATGTTATCTGGGTGAAGAATGGAAACACTGGGTATGACGAGATCCGTGCTGCCATTAAGGAAGCTAAAGCTGTTACAGACAAGCCTACATTGATCAAG GTCACTACTACCATTGGTTATGGGTCTCCCAACAAGGCGAACTCATACAGTGTCCATGGAGCTGCACTTGGCGAGAAGGAAGTTGAGGCTACCAGAAATAACCTTGGATGGCCGTATGAGCCGTTCCAGGTACCTGACGATGTTAAAAG CCACTGGAGCCGTCATACACCTGAAGGAGCTTCTCTTGAATCTGACTGGACTGCAAAGTTTGCAGCATATGAAAAGAAGTACCCAGAGGAAGCTGCAGAGTTGAAATCTATTATCACGGGTGAATTACCTGCTGGCTGGGAGAAGGCTCTACCT aCATACACACCAGAGTCTCCGGGTGATGCCACCAGAAACCTGTCACAGCAATGTCTTAACGCCATTGCTAAAGTTGTTCCCGGATTCCTTGGTGGAAGTGCTGACCTTGCATCATCCAACATGACATTGCTGAAAGCCTCTGGCGACTTCCAAAAGGCCACACCTGAAGAAAGAAATCTTAGATTTGGTGTTAGGGAACATGGTATGGGAGCCATCTGCAACGGCATTGCCCTTCACAGCCCTGGTCTTATCCCTTACTGTGCAACTTTCTTTGTGTTCACTGACTACATGAGAGGTGCCATGAGAATCTCGGCTTTGTCTGAAGCTGGTGTTATCTATGTTATGACCCATGATTCTATTGGTCTTGGTGAGGATGGACCAACCCATCAGCCCATTGAGCACATTGCAAGTTTCCGTGCAATGCCAAACACTCTTATGTTCCGTCCTGCTGATGGGAACGAAACAGCTGGTGCATACAAGATCGCTGTCACCAAACGCAAGACACCATCTATCTTAGCTCTGTCTAGGCAAAAGCTGCCTCAGCTTCCGGGTACATCCATTGAAGGAGTCGAAAAGGGAGGATACACAATTTCTGACGACTCTGCAGGCAACAAACCCGATGTGATCTTGATTGGAACTGGATCTGAGCTAGAGATTGCTGCACAGGCTGCGGAGGTGCTTAGGAAAGAAGGCAAAACCGTTAGAGTTGTTTCTTTCGTGTGCTGGGAGCTATTTGACGAGCAATCAGATGAATACAAGGAGAGTGTGTTGCCATCTGCTGTTACAGCTAGAGTGAGCATCGAAGCAGCTTCGACATTCGGATGGGGAAAGATTGTTGGAGGCAAAGGAAAGTCCATTGGTATTAATTCGTTTGGGGCCAGCGCACCAGCACCCTTACTCTACAAGGAGTTTGGTATCACCGTTGAAGCTGTTGTTGATGCGGCTAAGTCACTCTTCTAA
- the LOC104699823 gene encoding tubulin-folding cofactor D-like, translated as MSTSSSQRLAPDHSVTAVSQPESFDDQEDEDMDVPEILEEIIEMLLSGLRDTVCLKGHCGSLVCCKGYRSCNFTTNICSV; from the exons ATGTCTACGAGTTCATCTCAAAGATTGGCTCCTGATCATTCTGTGACTGCTGTCTCACAACCAGAAAGTTTTGATGACCAAGAGGATGAAGATATGGATGTTCCAGAAATCTTAGAAGAGATTATTGAAATGCtactctctggtttgagggacACGGTATGTTTAAAGG GACACTGTGGTTCGTTGGTCTGCTGCAAAGGGTATAGGTCGTGTAACTTCACGACTAACATCTGTTCTGTCTGA